A single region of the Coleofasciculus sp. FACHB-T130 genome encodes:
- a CDS encoding GAF domain-containing protein → MNDAQADMDAATAIATRMSQELVAKRHASVSKAAQEELAAVKELQTAATLMVEPLTSPMPSPVEPGFIEEYKGALMHYPSDRCIHLGQQITQILLTSSAPEAVLPKIAEVVGRSLQADACFIKAIASHQATPQAAFWYAEAFSGSNGTSNVAEAGTVEFKSVRPLSSKGWMQENAVLEEILSDRQPVAISDTQAIETGRAWEDPVRAVLGIQTQFQSSANGVIVVGRSQPGDWTEIEKELLKAVSDSVAIAISQVQLQRQVRIAAQYQILINQLTLAIRAGKDVNQILQLALAGTAQAFQVHRGFILLLKYVAPPLKNRSLKQIPKAKVTVVCEWSSQSNSEQPAIKETTASVLPSWLNHSFALSECHWCQQVFMQSPELLAIANQADLATSNPADTSASQSSDLFKEAMPALLMVPLESQGTVLGFLVLQHHQPRSWQSEELELVKLVSAQASTAIIQTQSLRQVQALVEERTAQLQGSMEVQAKLYEKTRQQLDQLRQLNQVKDEFISNLSHELNTPLTTMKLAIRMLRQAEQSPESRAKYLQMLDEQCTREIDLIADLLALQKLESKKSSIHLQKIDLKQVIQELVEPFEQKWVDKGLTLAVEFPKRSLMLQTDADSLNRILHELLTNAGKYSEPDSTVHLRATHEINPQGNQIVLYLSNNGPGISPAEMGYIFDKFRRGKGITEQAIQGTGLGLALVKSLVQHLNGAIAVSSCSTEDTHACETCFTLTLPQSFDSTQV, encoded by the coding sequence ATGAATGATGCACAAGCGGATATGGATGCAGCCACTGCGATCGCAACGCGGATGTCCCAAGAGTTGGTCGCAAAGCGGCACGCTAGCGTTAGTAAAGCGGCTCAGGAAGAGCTGGCGGCTGTCAAAGAGCTGCAAACAGCTGCAACCCTGATGGTAGAGCCTCTCACTTCACCGATGCCCAGTCCAGTTGAACCGGGTTTTATAGAGGAATACAAGGGCGCACTCATGCATTACCCCAGCGATCGCTGCATTCACTTAGGGCAACAGATTACTCAAATCCTTCTGACAAGCTCAGCTCCGGAAGCGGTATTGCCCAAAATTGCGGAGGTGGTGGGAAGGAGTTTGCAGGCAGACGCTTGTTTTATAAAAGCGATCGCGAGCCATCAGGCGACGCCACAGGCTGCTTTTTGGTATGCAGAGGCATTTTCAGGGTCTAACGGAACATCCAACGTGGCGGAGGCGGGAACCGTTGAGTTTAAGAGCGTGCGTCCTCTGTCCTCGAAAGGATGGATGCAAGAAAATGCCGTGCTAGAAGAGATCCTAAGCGATCGCCAACCTGTAGCGATTTCGGATACTCAGGCAATTGAAACTGGACGTGCCTGGGAAGATCCGGTACGTGCCGTGCTGGGAATTCAAACCCAATTTCAATCTTCAGCAAACGGGGTGATTGTCGTCGGGCGATCGCAACCCGGCGATTGGACAGAGATTGAAAAAGAATTGCTGAAAGCTGTGTCAGACTCAGTTGCGATCGCAATTTCTCAAGTCCAACTCCAGCGACAGGTGCGTATCGCCGCCCAATACCAAATCCTGATCAACCAGCTGACCTTGGCAATTCGAGCAGGCAAAGACGTGAATCAGATTCTCCAACTCGCGCTTGCCGGTACAGCTCAAGCTTTCCAAGTTCACCGTGGCTTTATTCTACTGCTGAAATACGTCGCTCCCCCGTTGAAAAACCGTTCTTTAAAGCAGATTCCTAAAGCGAAAGTTACGGTAGTTTGCGAATGGTCTTCTCAAAGCAACAGCGAACAACCAGCAATTAAAGAAACAACCGCTTCTGTTTTACCTTCTTGGTTAAACCATTCTTTTGCTCTATCGGAGTGTCACTGGTGCCAACAAGTCTTCATGCAGTCGCCTGAGCTATTGGCGATCGCGAATCAAGCGGATCTCGCTACCAGCAACCCAGCAGACACCTCTGCCAGCCAATCCTCCGACCTGTTTAAAGAAGCCATGCCTGCTCTGCTGATGGTTCCCCTGGAAAGCCAAGGTACCGTGTTAGGGTTCCTGGTGCTACAGCATCATCAGCCTCGTTCCTGGCAATCTGAGGAATTAGAGTTAGTAAAATTAGTCAGCGCTCAGGCGAGTACAGCAATCATTCAAACGCAATCATTACGCCAAGTGCAAGCTCTTGTCGAGGAGCGTACCGCCCAGCTGCAAGGCAGTATGGAAGTGCAGGCAAAGTTGTACGAAAAAACTCGCCAACAACTCGATCAGTTGCGGCAACTCAATCAAGTGAAGGATGAATTCATCAGCAACCTGAGCCATGAGTTGAACACACCGCTCACCACGATGAAGCTAGCGATTCGGATGTTACGTCAAGCCGAACAGTCGCCAGAAAGTCGTGCTAAGTATCTGCAAATGCTGGATGAGCAGTGTACTCGAGAAATTGATTTGATCGCGGACTTGCTCGCTCTCCAGAAACTGGAGTCGAAGAAATCTTCAATTCATCTGCAAAAGATAGACCTCAAGCAGGTTATTCAAGAGTTAGTTGAGCCGTTTGAGCAGAAATGGGTGGATAAAGGATTAACGCTAGCCGTAGAGTTTCCCAAGCGATCGCTAATGCTTCAGACTGACGCGGATAGCCTCAATCGCATACTGCATGAACTTTTGACCAATGCTGGCAAATATTCTGAGCCAGATTCTACCGTTCATTTGCGTGCTACTCACGAGATTAATCCGCAAGGGAATCAGATTGTTCTTTACTTGAGCAACAATGGTCCTGGCATCTCGCCAGCAGAAATGGGGTATATCTTTGATAAATTCCGCCGGGGTAAAGGCATCACCGAACAAGCAATTCAAGGCACTGGGTTGGGCCTAGCTCTGGTAAAGTCTTTAGTACAGCACCTCAATGGTGCGATCGCTGTCTCTAGTTGTTCTACTGAAGATACTCACGCTTGCGAAACCTGCTTCACGCTCACCTTGCCTCAGTCTTTTGACAGCACTCAAGTCTGA
- a CDS encoding AarF/ABC1/UbiB kinase family protein, giving the protein MLAKAPLKPLRWQRTKYTALARQLDIFGAAAEWVFYLWWDNIFRNTSPLHKKRRAQWLVETLLDLGPTFIKIGQALSTRADLLPLEYVEALGQLQDRVPEFSAEQAVALIELELGNSIHALYREFDRFPIAAASLGQVHKARLHTGEDVVVKVQRPGLERLFKLDFQALGRLVRFSRRYMPWTRKYELEAIYSEFFNLLYQEIDYIQEGKNAERFAANFLGYPRILIPKVYWRYTTTKILTVEYLPGIKVSDRKTIEACGLDPKRINQLGICCYLKQLLQDGFFQADPHPGNMAVSQDGSLIFYDFGMMAELKSIAKEQMIRTFFAVLKKDTDEVLDTLIDMGLVVPVADMTPVRRLLTFILDKFTEKPIDVKAFSEMSTEVYAMFEQQPFRLPAQMTFILKALTTLDGIARTLDPEYNPVAAAQPFIKSITVSQAKGNLIGELARQAKNFIGYKLRQPKASEILIRRLEERIEQGELQLRVRTLESDRILKRINLALKSLVYACLTGFTLLSAAVLLALPSYSSWAIAIFGLSGLWFLVLLRSLFNLGLKEKIDKLTEK; this is encoded by the coding sequence ATGCTCGCAAAAGCTCCACTAAAACCCCTACGTTGGCAACGAACGAAATATACTGCCCTTGCTCGTCAACTAGACATTTTTGGAGCAGCAGCAGAGTGGGTGTTTTATTTATGGTGGGATAATATCTTTAGAAATACTTCCCCTTTACATAAAAAGCGTCGGGCACAGTGGTTAGTTGAAACTTTACTAGATTTAGGTCCCACTTTTATTAAGATTGGGCAGGCATTATCTACCCGCGCAGATTTGCTGCCTCTAGAATATGTAGAAGCGTTGGGGCAGCTACAGGATCGGGTTCCGGAATTTAGTGCCGAGCAAGCAGTCGCGCTGATTGAATTGGAACTTGGTAATTCGATTCATGCTCTGTATCGGGAATTCGATCGTTTTCCGATTGCTGCGGCTAGTTTAGGGCAAGTCCACAAAGCACGGCTGCATACGGGTGAAGATGTCGTTGTCAAAGTACAACGTCCGGGATTAGAAAGGTTATTTAAATTAGATTTTCAAGCTTTGGGTAGGCTTGTCCGTTTTTCGCGGCGCTATATGCCTTGGACAAGGAAATATGAATTAGAAGCAATTTATAGCGAATTCTTTAATCTTCTTTATCAAGAGATTGATTATATTCAAGAAGGTAAAAATGCCGAACGTTTTGCTGCCAATTTCCTCGGTTATCCCCGGATTCTGATTCCGAAAGTTTACTGGCGTTACACAACCACAAAAATTTTAACTGTAGAATATTTACCTGGAATCAAAGTAAGCGATCGCAAAACTATTGAAGCCTGTGGGTTAGACCCGAAAAGAATCAACCAACTTGGAATCTGTTGTTATTTAAAACAACTCTTACAAGATGGTTTTTTTCAAGCAGATCCTCACCCTGGAAATATGGCAGTGAGCCAGGATGGCAGCTTGATTTTTTATGACTTTGGCATGATGGCAGAACTGAAGTCTATTGCCAAAGAGCAAATGATTAGAACATTTTTTGCTGTCCTAAAAAAGGATACAGACGAGGTATTAGATACCTTAATTGATATGGGTTTAGTGGTGCCTGTCGCGGATATGACTCCGGTACGAAGGTTATTAACTTTTATCTTAGATAAGTTCACTGAAAAACCGATTGATGTCAAAGCTTTTAGTGAAATGAGTACCGAAGTTTATGCCATGTTTGAGCAGCAACCCTTTCGCTTGCCTGCCCAGATGACGTTTATTTTAAAGGCATTAACCACACTCGATGGGATCGCTAGGACACTCGATCCTGAATATAATCCAGTAGCAGCGGCTCAACCCTTTATTAAAAGTATCACTGTCTCTCAAGCTAAAGGAAATTTAATCGGCGAACTTGCCCGACAAGCCAAGAATTTTATTGGTTATAAATTGCGACAGCCAAAAGCTTCGGAAATTTTAATCCGGCGCTTAGAAGAACGAATTGAACAGGGAGAGTTACAACTGCGAGTGCGAACCCTTGAAAGCGATCGCATCCTCAAACGGATTAATTTAGCCCTAAAAAGCCTAGTTTATGCCTGTTTAACAGGTTTTACCCTCCTGTCGGCGGCAGTGCTGCTGGCGCTACCTTCCTATAGTAGTTGGGCGATCGCTATTTTTGGTTTATCAGGTCTATGGTTCTTGGTGTTGCTACGCTCTTTATTCAATTTAGGATTGAAAGAAAAAATAGACAAACTCACTGAAAAATAG
- a CDS encoding iron uptake porin, which produces MCKILKNPQWVSSAVLGAILVVGGKAIASEIPTTPENPVPVDTPEVVMPVDDPPESSSSVLEQIDGYAQPDSAQEDSVDDRMNQVTNVSQLKDVQPGDWAYEALRSLVERYGVIAGYPDGTFRGNRALSRYEFAAALNLALNRISQVLPVANGDAIAKEDLVILERLKEEYTLELALLRGKVDELTARTEELKLIGFSTTTKLAGEAIFGVAGVATGENADGKPIDDVAIFGHRTRLNLETSFTGRDILRTRLQAEGLGSLSERTLTPEGDLFFTGDTSSDVVIDELLYQFPVGKNTEVVVAANAADAESFTNTVNPYLDGDGGSGALSRFGTRPSIYYLVEGAGIGIRHAFNDKLELSLGYLAGDADSPESGNGLFNGSYGALAQVLFKPSDRASIGLTYVHAYKNDLQTGSNDANLNNQLNPLGFPVVSNSYGVEASFQISPRFVVGGWVGYTAARAIALGDANIWNWALTLAFPDLGKTGNLAGVIVGMEPKVTNRANSLSQLGIQDSDTSLHLEAFYQYQVTDNIAITPGIIWLTAPDHNAANDDLVIGTIRTTFTF; this is translated from the coding sequence ATGTGCAAAATCTTAAAGAATCCTCAGTGGGTAAGCTCAGCAGTTTTAGGAGCAATCCTGGTTGTCGGTGGGAAAGCGATCGCGTCTGAAATTCCGACAACGCCAGAAAATCCCGTTCCTGTTGACACTCCAGAAGTTGTCATGCCCGTCGATGACCCCCCGGAGTCATCATCCAGCGTTTTAGAACAAATTGATGGCTACGCTCAGCCAGACTCGGCGCAGGAAGACTCTGTTGATGACCGCATGAACCAAGTCACCAACGTTTCCCAGCTAAAGGATGTTCAACCAGGTGACTGGGCGTATGAGGCGCTACGGTCTTTAGTAGAGCGATATGGGGTCATTGCTGGCTATCCCGATGGCACCTTTCGGGGCAATCGAGCCTTGAGCCGCTATGAATTCGCTGCTGCCCTAAATCTTGCCCTCAACCGAATTAGCCAGGTACTGCCTGTGGCGAACGGAGACGCCATTGCTAAAGAAGACTTAGTGATATTGGAGCGTTTAAAAGAAGAATATACCCTTGAACTCGCCTTGCTGCGCGGGAAAGTCGATGAACTAACAGCGCGGACTGAGGAACTGAAACTGATTGGATTTTCCACCACGACCAAACTTGCTGGGGAAGCGATTTTTGGGGTTGCAGGCGTTGCAACTGGGGAAAATGCTGATGGCAAGCCGATCGATGACGTGGCAATCTTTGGGCATCGGACGCGACTAAACTTAGAAACTAGCTTTACAGGTCGAGATATCCTGAGAACTCGACTGCAAGCTGAAGGATTGGGTTCGCTTTCCGAACGTACCCTTACTCCCGAAGGCGACCTGTTTTTTACGGGCGATACTAGCAGTGATGTCGTGATTGATGAGCTGCTTTACCAGTTCCCCGTCGGCAAGAATACAGAAGTCGTGGTTGCTGCTAATGCCGCTGATGCAGAAAGCTTTACGAATACCGTCAACCCTTACCTGGATGGCGACGGTGGCAGCGGTGCCTTATCTCGCTTTGGAACCCGTCCTTCCATTTACTACCTGGTTGAAGGGGCGGGTATTGGGATTCGGCATGCTTTCAACGACAAACTGGAACTGAGCTTAGGCTATTTAGCCGGGGACGCTGATAGTCCGGAATCTGGAAACGGATTGTTCAATGGTTCTTATGGGGCACTAGCGCAAGTATTATTTAAACCCAGCGATCGCGCCAGCATTGGATTGACTTATGTTCACGCTTATAAAAATGACCTACAGACTGGCAGCAATGACGCCAATCTGAATAATCAGTTAAATCCGTTAGGGTTTCCAGTGGTTAGCAATTCCTACGGTGTAGAAGCCTCTTTTCAGATTAGTCCCCGGTTTGTCGTCGGAGGATGGGTTGGCTACACGGCGGCGAGGGCGATCGCCCTGGGAGATGCCAACATCTGGAACTGGGCTTTAACGTTGGCATTTCCTGACTTGGGAAAAACCGGCAATTTGGCAGGTGTGATTGTTGGCATGGAACCAAAGGTGACAAATCGGGCTAATAGCCTTAGCCAGTTGGGGATTCAGGATTCAGATACTTCATTGCACCTAGAAGCGTTCTATCAGTACCAGGTGACGGATAACATCGCGATAACACCAGGGATTATCTGGCTCACTGCTCCCGATCATAATGCGGCTAATGACGATCTGGTGATTGGCACCATCCGAACAACGTTTACTTTTTAA
- a CDS encoding aldo/keto reductase, whose product MTPKTTRRAFLATSIAVAGGIVGTAALKEERTPAESSPTPVTATIPERELGSTGVRLPILGLGGAGQTPLSWENSEEKAIALVEKALALGIRHFDTGASYGPSEYYLGKVLPAHRSRLFLSSKTAIRDRDGAWRELERSLKRLNTDYLDLWQLHHVSFEPELDEIFGRSGAIQALEEAKQQKLVRFVGITGHHEPAIIAEGLRRYAFDTTLIPINAADKHHPRPFIPAVLPVAREKKTGVIAMKVPAYGRLFKPGVLEGMHQALGYSLSVPGVHCAVIAAENPTQLESNVKVAQAFQPLAERAIAEIEQRTAAAWEDNTFFRAWT is encoded by the coding sequence ATGACACCGAAAACAACGCGCCGTGCTTTCTTAGCCACTAGCATAGCTGTAGCAGGAGGAATTGTCGGCACTGCGGCGTTGAAAGAAGAGCGGACGCCTGCGGAGTCATCTCCAACGCCGGTGACAGCAACCATACCGGAACGGGAATTGGGAAGTACTGGGGTGCGTCTCCCGATTCTCGGTTTAGGGGGTGCTGGACAGACACCATTATCCTGGGAAAATTCGGAAGAGAAAGCGATCGCGCTCGTTGAAAAAGCTTTAGCTCTTGGCATTCGTCACTTTGATACAGGGGCAAGCTATGGCCCTAGTGAATATTATCTAGGAAAAGTTCTACCTGCACATCGAAGTAGGTTGTTCCTAAGCAGTAAGACGGCTATCCGCGACCGAGATGGGGCTTGGCGAGAGTTGGAGCGCAGTCTCAAACGTCTGAATACAGATTACCTTGACCTGTGGCAACTCCATCATGTCTCTTTTGAGCCAGAACTAGACGAAATTTTTGGGCGTAGCGGTGCAATTCAGGCTTTGGAAGAGGCAAAACAGCAAAAGTTAGTGCGTTTCGTTGGCATCACCGGGCACCACGAACCGGCAATTATCGCTGAAGGCTTGCGCCGCTATGCCTTTGACACAACACTTATTCCCATCAATGCTGCGGATAAACACCATCCACGCCCGTTTATCCCCGCAGTGCTACCAGTGGCGCGGGAGAAAAAGACGGGTGTGATTGCCATGAAGGTGCCAGCTTATGGGCGTCTATTTAAGCCGGGAGTGTTGGAGGGAATGCATCAAGCGTTAGGATATTCGCTGTCAGTCCCAGGTGTACATTGTGCAGTCATTGCCGCTGAAAATCCTACACAGTTAGAGTCAAATGTCAAGGTAGCCCAGGCATTCCAACCACTTGCTGAGAGAGCGATCGCAGAAATTGAGCAACGCACTGCTGCTGCTTGGGAGGATAATACTTTCTTCCGCGCTTGGACTTGA
- a CDS encoding multicopper oxidase domain-containing protein, which translates to MPKNPLLLLQQGKPLSRRKLLALGLAGVGVTGAALAGGNALRLALPGLNKKRTLPARVPPVASDTPADPSGLNPMTVLRDFDYGTIKQENGRAIREFRIVAENSMLQLNSAVSYNTWTFNNRVPGPTLRAKEGDRIRVLFLNQGGHSHSMHFHGFHRSEMDGVRPVRHGAATIYEFDAEPFGVHLYHCHTEPVTRHISKGLYGMFIIDPPEARPPADEMVLMMAGYDIDEDRKNELYAFNGLPDYYMMHPIPIYQNQLIRLYVLNMIEFDVAATFHLHANMFQVYRTGRTLTPSEETDVITMGTAERHILEFSFRYPGKYMFHPHQDEMAEHGCMGQFEVMGSA; encoded by the coding sequence ATGCCGAAGAACCCACTACTATTACTACAACAAGGAAAACCTTTGAGCCGCCGCAAACTGCTGGCACTCGGATTAGCAGGAGTCGGTGTGACTGGTGCAGCGTTAGCCGGAGGTAATGCTTTACGCTTGGCTTTACCCGGTCTCAATAAAAAACGAACGCTCCCAGCAAGAGTGCCACCAGTTGCCAGCGATACACCCGCCGATCCGAGTGGCTTAAACCCCATGACGGTGTTGCGAGATTTTGATTATGGCACGATTAAGCAGGAAAATGGACGGGCAATCCGGGAATTTCGGATTGTTGCGGAGAATTCCATGCTACAGCTCAATAGTGCGGTTTCTTATAACACCTGGACTTTCAACAATCGCGTACCAGGGCCAACATTACGGGCAAAAGAAGGCGATCGCATTCGCGTTCTTTTCCTCAATCAAGGTGGACATTCCCACTCGATGCACTTTCATGGCTTCCACCGTTCTGAGATGGATGGAGTGCGTCCGGTGCGCCACGGAGCCGCAACGATTTATGAGTTTGACGCAGAACCGTTTGGCGTGCATCTGTACCACTGTCACACGGAGCCTGTGACGCGGCATATTAGCAAAGGTCTGTACGGTATGTTTATCATCGACCCTCCTGAGGCTCGTCCACCAGCAGATGAGATGGTGTTGATGATGGCTGGCTATGACATCGATGAGGATCGGAAAAATGAACTTTATGCCTTTAATGGTCTGCCTGACTATTACATGATGCACCCGATCCCGATTTACCAGAATCAACTGATTCGCCTATACGTTCTGAACATGATTGAGTTCGATGTAGCGGCAACGTTTCACCTGCACGCCAATATGTTTCAGGTGTATCGCACTGGGCGCACTCTAACTCCCAGTGAAGAAACAGATGTCATCACGATGGGTACCGCTGAGCGGCATATCCTAGAATTTTCCTTCCGGTACCCGGGGAAATATATGTTTCATCCCCATCAGGATGAGATGGCAGAACACGGTTGTATGGGTCAGTTTGAAGTAATGGGTTCCGCTTAG
- a CDS encoding helix-hairpin-helix domain-containing protein, whose translation MPSFRSLSYTVAIAGLIALTSCGNAPTTDNTASPAASPSTAASSPASTTETAAHNHSSGKQININTAILSELDKLEAKLGIPALSNKIQASRPYGSPEELVTKKVISQEQYDQVKDMVTIQDVVLTGEAKDVDYMTKLGLMKGHLLVARELLDQQKPDQAEPHIGHPVEEIYVDVEDQLKERNVKEFKTTLISLQDLIKSKPKDASVKTSFAQSTEAVDAAIQALPETQRQSPKFVLQTINGLLDAANAEYGAAIANGKISAAIEYQDSRGFVNYADTLYKGIADKMVKENPEAHKAIADSMTQLKTAWPSAIPPAAPVKTPEEVNQLIKTIEKNAQAAIAKS comes from the coding sequence ATGCCTTCTTTTCGGTCTTTATCTTATACCGTGGCGATCGCTGGTTTAATCGCTCTCACCAGCTGTGGGAATGCCCCAACCACCGACAACACCGCATCCCCAGCAGCGAGTCCCTCGACCGCAGCTTCTTCCCCTGCAAGTACCACAGAAACGGCTGCTCACAATCACAGTAGTGGTAAGCAAATCAACATTAACACGGCTATTCTCTCCGAGTTAGACAAATTAGAAGCAAAATTAGGCATTCCAGCACTGTCTAATAAAATTCAAGCAAGTCGTCCCTACGGCAGTCCTGAGGAATTAGTTACCAAAAAAGTAATTAGCCAGGAGCAATATGACCAAGTGAAAGACATGGTCACGATTCAGGATGTGGTGCTAACTGGGGAAGCCAAAGACGTTGATTATATGACCAAGTTAGGCTTAATGAAAGGTCATCTCTTGGTTGCTAGAGAACTTCTAGATCAACAAAAACCCGACCAAGCCGAACCTCATATTGGACACCCGGTAGAAGAAATCTACGTGGATGTAGAAGACCAACTCAAGGAACGCAACGTCAAAGAATTTAAGACAACTTTGATTAGCCTGCAAGATTTAATAAAGTCCAAACCCAAGGATGCCAGCGTGAAAACAAGTTTCGCTCAGTCCACAGAGGCTGTGGACGCGGCAATTCAGGCTTTACCCGAAACCCAACGCCAGTCTCCAAAATTTGTGCTACAGACGATCAACGGGTTGCTGGATGCGGCGAATGCAGAATATGGAGCCGCGATCGCTAACGGCAAAATCTCCGCTGCGATTGAGTATCAAGACTCGCGGGGGTTTGTTAACTACGCCGACACTTTGTATAAAGGGATCGCCGATAAAATGGTTAAAGAAAATCCGGAAGCCCACAAAGCGATCGCAGACAGCATGACCCAGTTGAAAACTGCTTGGCCCTCCGCTATTCCCCCGGCTGCACCCGTAAAGACTCCGGAGGAAGTAAACCAGCTAATCAAGACAATTGAGAAAAACGCTCAAGCTGCGATCGCGAAGAGTTAA